The following proteins are encoded in a genomic region of Haloarcula marina:
- a CDS encoding sulfatase-like hydrolase/transferase, which produces MTNRQSIVWITLESIRYDHTSLSDYDRDTTPSLQRIADGTEGNSFDHCISHGNWTGTSSASILTGTTPPTHGIFGESSLVLSEDIETIPELLPEEMTTQSLVSNPNAGPARGLDRGFDDLRYVVPSRLRDDVGLWTMAKSTPQLWSHGGGLTADIDRHKGLTSYMTVDLAKRFVASQDDPYFMYLHLGSSHHPYLPPAAYLDAFTDELTISPQQALDIAQSRYEDIHELIADGGLSPDERQAVEAMYDAVISHVDYCVGELFDAIQRNSDDTIVVVTADHGDLLDEYDLAGHKFVLDDALIHVPLVTHGLDGVDHQTGEVVQHIDVLETALSQIGVESLQFEGSNLRTDSRTLAVTQRSGNNAQENLKQVREYDPKYELPIRHLQTATSFRSTEDKLVHSEDAVELFALPDEQTNLKDRHSEKYEEMLTEARRWLDEHETRPAAEREQELDSDIKDHLSDMGYLV; this is translated from the coding sequence GTGACGAACCGACAGAGCATCGTCTGGATAACGCTCGAAAGCATCAGGTACGATCACACATCTCTGAGTGACTACGACCGCGACACGACTCCCTCGCTCCAGCGAATCGCGGATGGCACGGAGGGGAACTCCTTCGATCACTGCATCAGCCACGGCAATTGGACGGGAACGTCGTCAGCGTCAATTCTGACCGGAACGACCCCGCCGACACACGGGATTTTCGGAGAGAGCAGCCTCGTCCTCTCGGAGGACATTGAGACGATCCCAGAGCTACTCCCCGAAGAGATGACCACACAGAGCCTCGTTTCAAATCCGAATGCCGGTCCGGCGAGGGGTCTCGACCGCGGGTTCGACGACCTGCGATACGTCGTCCCATCGAGACTGCGGGACGACGTGGGGCTTTGGACGATGGCGAAATCCACACCTCAGCTCTGGTCCCACGGCGGGGGTCTCACCGCAGATATCGACCGCCACAAGGGTCTCACGTCGTATATGACGGTCGACCTCGCCAAGCGCTTCGTCGCATCGCAGGACGATCCCTACTTCATGTACCTCCATCTCGGAAGCAGTCACCACCCGTACTTACCCCCAGCGGCGTACCTAGACGCCTTCACAGACGAACTCACTATCAGTCCACAGCAGGCGCTGGACATCGCCCAATCGCGGTACGAGGACATCCACGAACTAATCGCCGATGGCGGACTGTCCCCGGACGAACGGCAGGCGGTCGAGGCGATGTACGACGCCGTCATATCCCACGTCGACTACTGCGTAGGCGAACTCTTCGACGCCATCCAGCGAAACAGCGACGATACTATCGTCGTTGTCACGGCTGACCACGGCGACCTCCTCGATGAGTACGACTTGGCCGGGCACAAGTTCGTCTTAGACGACGCGCTCATACACGTCCCGCTCGTAACGCATGGACTCGACGGAGTCGACCACCAAACCGGGGAAGTAGTCCAGCACATCGACGTCCTCGAAACCGCGTTATCGCAAATTGGCGTCGAATCGCTGCAGTTCGAAGGTAGCAATCTGAGGACCGATAGCCGTACGCTCGCGGTGACCCAGCGGTCCGGCAACAACGCACAGGAGAACCTGAAGCAGGTCCGCGAGTACGACCCAAAGTACGAACTCCCGATTCGACACCTACAGACGGCCACCTCCTTCCGGTCGACAGAGGATAAGTTGGTCCACAGCGAGGACGCGGTCGAACTGTTCGCGTTGCCCGACGAGCAGACTAACCTGAAAGACCGGCATTCGGAGAAGTACGAGGAGATGCTGACCGAAGCGAGACGCTGGCTCGACGAGCACGAAACCAGACCCGCCGCCGAGCGAGAGCAGGAACTGGACTCCGATATCAAAGACCACCTCTCGGATATGGGGTACCTCGTTTAG
- a CDS encoding right-handed parallel beta-helix repeat-containing protein has protein sequence MSDDTAPRTAQSEPSAVRSRRQILQYLAAGALGGATAVGLDHALGTDGDTTDSASEQERMYDIAVYETDTGYEAVSSGGETVNSGSDGWAILESGIRAAPDSGSVYVEGQYQSESTIEVAKSLTVYGDEATIEHRHAGDFVFRFQGEERYETTLAEEVTTGSNSIRLADTSEIEKGDMVLLAEESGAPVLGRGQPPGEPHSVLGVDGRVVRLEDSVVWRDGYPSGTLVYVLDPITVHLSGFDLSAPAKDENYYGVMASQCRDSTFEGLWMDKFGSRAILLEACANVRVRDCTVLQSSDIEASDGYGIQLWAGCHDVIVEGCVAKECRHPVSVTSGGDRQVPSRTVIVRDCFVTSDGAGALNCHGGAAHDIRFEGCTVHTWGESGVVTGAQRTSVAGCEFRLDGNNAVDTRGDGQERIVTVTDTDIFGATNAIKLSQEEDWNYAPLWKLVHLEGVRAYGCNRFFSLGGGQIDRVRDLLLRGCYWDEVDEEGIRLLNQLDGGIIQGNNFGNAPDQPHILARGDPDNVIRNLQISGNTFTQGNGDRAFVRLAHGHRCVVSNNRFETESTVLMYVDGPSSTGNLITQNAYYAPDPPTDTIMINEGSVATDNHVYETSAGRWR, from the coding sequence ATGAGTGACGACACGGCACCCCGTACCGCGCAATCGGAACCATCAGCGGTGCGTTCGCGCCGACAGATCCTGCAGTACTTGGCCGCGGGCGCGCTCGGCGGAGCGACCGCTGTTGGCCTCGACCACGCTCTCGGCACGGACGGCGACACGACCGACAGCGCCAGCGAGCAGGAACGAATGTACGATATCGCCGTGTACGAAACAGACACTGGCTACGAAGCTGTCAGTTCGGGCGGCGAGACGGTCAACTCTGGCAGCGACGGATGGGCAATCCTCGAAAGTGGAATCCGTGCCGCGCCCGATAGCGGGTCGGTCTACGTCGAAGGACAGTACCAGAGCGAGTCGACAATAGAAGTAGCGAAGTCACTCACGGTGTACGGCGACGAGGCCACCATCGAGCACCGTCACGCCGGTGATTTCGTGTTCCGCTTCCAAGGTGAGGAACGATACGAAACCACGCTCGCCGAGGAGGTGACGACGGGTTCGAACAGCATCAGATTAGCGGACACGTCTGAGATTGAGAAGGGCGATATGGTCCTCCTCGCCGAGGAAAGTGGCGCCCCCGTCCTCGGCCGAGGGCAACCCCCGGGTGAGCCACACAGCGTGCTTGGAGTCGACGGGAGAGTCGTCAGACTGGAAGACTCCGTCGTCTGGCGGGACGGCTATCCCTCCGGAACGCTGGTCTACGTTCTCGATCCGATAACGGTCCACCTATCGGGTTTCGACCTGAGCGCGCCCGCGAAAGACGAGAACTACTACGGCGTGATGGCCTCCCAATGCCGTGATTCCACCTTCGAGGGGCTATGGATGGATAAGTTCGGAAGCCGCGCGATACTGCTGGAAGCCTGTGCGAACGTCCGCGTCCGGGACTGTACGGTGCTGCAAAGTTCCGACATTGAGGCGAGTGACGGGTACGGCATCCAGTTGTGGGCGGGTTGTCACGACGTCATCGTGGAGGGATGCGTCGCCAAGGAGTGCAGACATCCGGTGTCTGTGACCTCCGGCGGGGACCGACAGGTCCCGTCGCGGACAGTCATTGTCCGCGACTGCTTCGTCACGTCCGACGGGGCGGGGGCGCTGAACTGTCACGGCGGCGCGGCACACGACATCAGGTTCGAGGGGTGTACGGTTCATACGTGGGGTGAGTCTGGGGTTGTCACCGGTGCGCAACGGACGAGCGTCGCTGGCTGTGAGTTCAGACTGGACGGCAACAACGCAGTCGATACGCGGGGCGACGGGCAAGAGCGAATCGTTACCGTCACCGACACGGACATCTTCGGCGCGACGAACGCTATCAAACTCAGTCAGGAGGAAGATTGGAACTACGCCCCGCTGTGGAAGCTTGTCCATCTCGAAGGCGTGCGTGCCTACGGGTGTAATCGGTTCTTCTCGCTCGGCGGCGGTCAGATAGATCGTGTGCGGGACCTGCTTCTCAGAGGGTGTTACTGGGACGAAGTCGACGAGGAGGGGATTCGGCTGTTGAACCAACTTGACGGTGGTATTATCCAAGGTAACAACTTCGGCAATGCGCCGGACCAACCACACATTCTGGCACGTGGCGACCCGGACAACGTTATCAGAAACCTTCAGATCAGCGGCAATACGTTTACGCAAGGGAATGGAGACAGAGCGTTCGTTCGACTGGCACACGGCCACCGGTGCGTCGTTTCGAACAATAGATTCGAGACGGAGTCTACCGTCCTCATGTACGTAGACGGACCAAGTTCGACCGGGAATCTGATTACGCAAAACGCGTACTATGCTCCGGATCCACCGACAGACACGATTATGATAAATGAGGGGTCGGTCGCGACGGACAACCACGTGTACGAGACGAGTGCTGGCAGATGGCGCTGA
- a CDS encoding DNRLRE domain-containing protein, which produces MRDFGATADDDTEDTEAFQDAVDAARGGGTVYVPPGEYLIRRVRIRENTTIYGEGEESKLLHAPWNLDEFPTTSILLVRRADDVTIRDLGFSGNLDAMTYTDDPGSGNSDLLDLKGGQRVTVEGCYFEEPFTADVIDVDLTDEAVNYSISDNYIDMRAYDRANEGILMRGRNHQITNNYVIGSNSRTRAAIAVDDGSTNNKFQGNVVEDSYRAYDIRGDPDNPTHPFVDNEAVGTFESESNLDGAIVSNSNDIEDDVPVAVETLEPTNIGATSTLLRGNLVELGGNDTVECYFEWRQTGADEWNATTPQTLDAPGEFSQSLTDLESDTEYEYLAIAESDADKTSGVGYTFVTATEDGSSTPGTVVFQAGVDGYDGAADTYLQESQPDENYGAAAQLLIDGSNPGRTQQVVQGLLRFDSIVGSDTGQVPSGGTVTEATLTLEITNSGSGGSFHPMLVDWSDTDTWNTLDGGIQNDSTEAETNPDFNTGRVDEGTLTLDVTDRVQAWVDGQANNGWGILPNGTNGWEFYSAEGATPPKLTVTYE; this is translated from the coding sequence ATCCGTGAGAACACGACTATCTACGGTGAGGGGGAAGAATCGAAGTTGCTTCACGCACCGTGGAATCTCGACGAGTTCCCGACGACGAGCATCCTCCTCGTCAGGCGTGCGGACGACGTCACGATTCGCGACCTCGGCTTCAGCGGGAATCTCGACGCGATGACCTACACCGACGACCCCGGTTCGGGGAATTCGGACCTCCTCGACCTCAAAGGCGGACAGCGAGTGACCGTGGAAGGGTGCTATTTCGAAGAGCCCTTCACCGCCGACGTTATCGACGTCGACCTCACCGACGAGGCAGTCAATTACTCGATATCTGACAACTACATCGACATGCGGGCCTACGATAGGGCGAACGAGGGCATCCTGATGCGGGGACGGAACCACCAGATAACGAACAACTACGTAATCGGGTCCAACTCGCGTACGCGGGCGGCAATCGCCGTTGACGACGGTAGCACCAACAACAAATTCCAGGGGAACGTCGTGGAGGACAGCTACCGTGCGTACGACATTCGCGGCGACCCCGACAATCCGACACATCCGTTTGTCGACAACGAAGCTGTCGGCACGTTCGAGTCAGAGAGTAATTTGGACGGAGCGATAGTCTCCAACTCGAACGACATCGAAGACGATGTCCCGGTCGCTGTCGAAACCCTCGAACCGACGAACATCGGCGCAACTTCCACACTCCTGCGAGGGAATCTGGTCGAACTCGGAGGTAACGACACCGTGGAGTGTTACTTCGAGTGGCGACAGACCGGCGCGGACGAGTGGAACGCGACGACGCCGCAGACGCTCGACGCGCCTGGAGAATTTAGCCAATCGCTCACTGACCTCGAAAGCGACACAGAGTACGAGTATCTGGCTATCGCCGAGAGCGACGCCGACAAGACTTCCGGCGTGGGATACACGTTCGTGACCGCGACCGAGGACGGGTCGTCGACGCCGGGGACGGTCGTGTTCCAAGCGGGTGTCGATGGCTACGACGGCGCTGCCGATACCTACCTCCAAGAGTCACAACCGGACGAAAATTACGGGGCGGCGGCACAACTCCTCATCGACGGATCCAATCCGGGACGGACCCAACAGGTCGTTCAAGGCCTGCTGCGTTTCGATTCTATCGTCGGAAGCGACACCGGACAGGTCCCATCGGGGGGGACGGTTACCGAGGCCACGCTGACGCTCGAAATCACGAACAGCGGCTCTGGAGGCAGCTTCCACCCGATGTTGGTCGACTGGAGCGACACGGACACGTGGAACACGCTCGACGGAGGTATCCAAAACGACTCGACGGAAGCGGAAACTAATCCCGACTTCAACACGGGAAGGGTCGACGAAGGAACGTTGACACTCGACGTAACCGACCGAGTGCAAGCGTGGGTCGATGGGCAAGCCAACAACGGATGGGGTATCCTCCCCAACGGGACTAACGGATGGGAGTTCTACTCGGCCGAAGGAGCGACGCCGCCGAAGTTGACCGTCACCTATGAATGA
- a CDS encoding CehA/McbA family metallohydrolase, whose amino-acid sequence MSGEYFSADLHTHTSWSYDSLQPPATVARYAEQVGLDAIAITDHDEFGAHAEVNESTEVMVIPGMEVRTRDYDDLLALFITEQITSDTLASAVDEIHSQGGLAILPHPYRKVTDFEEWVFRKVDAVEGLNARSRTQTNVRATALGQHHDCPLTGGSDAHTPWEVGRARTIVSWDPITSLAELKSAIREGAVAPTGTESPYYLYHGLSKAMETVKSVK is encoded by the coding sequence ATGTCCGGAGAATATTTCTCAGCCGACCTTCATACCCACACGTCGTGGTCCTACGATTCGCTTCAGCCCCCAGCGACGGTCGCGCGATACGCCGAACAGGTAGGATTGGACGCGATAGCGATTACCGACCACGACGAGTTCGGGGCACACGCCGAAGTCAACGAGTCGACTGAGGTAATGGTGATTCCCGGAATGGAGGTTCGAACACGAGATTACGACGACTTGCTGGCGCTGTTCATCACCGAACAGATTACGAGCGACACACTCGCATCGGCTGTCGACGAGATTCACAGCCAAGGCGGACTGGCTATCTTGCCACATCCCTATCGGAAAGTGACTGACTTTGAGGAGTGGGTCTTCCGAAAAGTCGATGCGGTCGAAGGCCTCAACGCGAGGTCGAGAACACAGACGAACGTCCGTGCGACGGCTCTCGGACAGCATCATGACTGTCCGCTCACCGGGGGGAGTGACGCTCACACGCCATGGGAGGTTGGCCGAGCCAGAACGATCGTTTCCTGGGACCCGATTACCTCGCTGGCCGAGCTAAAGTCAGCAATTCGGGAGGGCGCGGTCGCCCCAACCGGAACGGAGTCTCCCTACTACCTTTACCACGGACTGAGTAAAGCTATGGAGACTGTCAAATCTGTCAAGTGA
- a CDS encoding GNAT family N-acetyltransferase codes for MLGKLRATDQYAIDICTDRNEWNSFIERNDGPVYTHWGWYDAVASYGHDQQNLVARRQDTGAIAAALPICHINSHLFGSQLLSPAFAERGAVVFDRENHSTTARRLLLEQTKQLAERLDIDFVSLRGATGSSTDDFTSKKRYVTFQVPVEEGPDAIWSKIRDSRQRQIRQAADNDNLELTVGTSLEDVQRYYDLYLETMHRHGSPPHSFEFFRILWERLHKDGKFRLTTIDYDGTPINGIINLALGSTVYQWGVVNDYEYRDLNGGSLLLWKSLEQAAEEGYDTYEFGRTREGSGVYMFKKSFGGTKVWYDDIHYFPNGEVNLPNPEKNKYERAREVWKLLPLSVAGMVGPHVRKQIGI; via the coding sequence ATGCTGGGAAAACTACGAGCTACCGACCAGTACGCTATAGATATTTGTACGGACAGGAACGAGTGGAATTCGTTTATCGAGCGCAACGACGGTCCGGTGTACACCCACTGGGGGTGGTACGACGCGGTAGCCTCGTACGGTCACGACCAGCAGAACCTCGTCGCTCGGAGACAGGATACTGGTGCTATTGCAGCGGCGCTCCCGATATGTCACATAAACAGCCACTTGTTTGGGTCACAGTTGTTGTCTCCTGCGTTCGCCGAGCGAGGAGCGGTCGTGTTCGATAGAGAGAACCATTCGACCACCGCGAGACGGCTTCTCTTAGAACAGACGAAGCAACTGGCCGAACGCCTCGACATCGACTTCGTCAGTCTGCGTGGTGCCACCGGGAGTAGTACGGACGACTTTACCTCCAAGAAAAGATATGTGACCTTTCAGGTGCCTGTCGAGGAGGGACCTGACGCCATCTGGTCTAAGATTCGAGACAGCCGTCAACGGCAGATACGGCAAGCTGCTGATAACGACAACTTAGAACTCACCGTCGGCACCTCACTGGAGGACGTACAAAGATACTACGACCTCTACCTCGAAACGATGCACCGGCACGGAAGCCCACCCCATTCGTTCGAGTTTTTCAGAATCCTCTGGGAGCGACTACACAAGGACGGGAAGTTCCGTCTCACCACGATAGATTATGACGGCACCCCGATCAACGGAATAATCAACCTCGCGTTGGGTTCGACAGTTTATCAGTGGGGAGTGGTGAACGATTACGAGTACCGGGATCTCAACGGTGGCAGTCTCCTACTGTGGAAATCACTTGAACAGGCCGCTGAAGAGGGATACGACACGTACGAGTTCGGTCGTACGCGGGAAGGGTCAGGCGTCTACATGTTCAAGAAGAGCTTCGGCGGAACGAAGGTGTGGTACGACGACATACACTACTTCCCGAACGGGGAAGTCAACCTTCCCAACCCGGAAAAGAACAAGTACGAGCGAGCGAGGGAAGTCTGGAAACTCCTCCCGCTATCGGTCGCTGGGATGGTTGGACCGCACGTGCGAAAACAAATCGGTATCTGA
- a CDS encoding polysaccharide deacetylase family protein, whose product MTDDSPRRACLTLDLEKNWNFEDPELKYATFDYLDDYIDLLDTLDLPLSVFVVGETIEDRPDAIERLQERLDVEFHLHSYSHDISGSADFEREVRLGTQAFESFFGRQPEGYRSTQGRIERSAFRFLESSGFLFDSSVFPTYRPGVYNNLRAPVEPYQATGTDSLLEIPVAVVPRLRFPLSQGYVKAIGAPFLAVLRHIPLQDVVVYNSHLQDFYHTQAHERLGPQRKLFYGRNVAQSEHIFERVVETLRRKGYSFVKMTDVYDAYTEGGDRPRRRSAND is encoded by the coding sequence ATGACCGACGACAGCCCACGCCGCGCCTGTCTCACGCTCGACCTCGAAAAAAACTGGAACTTCGAGGATCCCGAGTTGAAATACGCGACCTTCGACTATCTCGACGACTACATCGACTTACTCGACACTCTCGACCTCCCGCTATCGGTGTTTGTCGTCGGCGAGACTATCGAGGACCGACCGGACGCCATCGAACGGCTTCAGGAACGCCTCGACGTCGAGTTCCACCTCCACTCGTACTCACATGACATCTCCGGATCGGCGGATTTCGAACGGGAAGTCCGACTGGGGACGCAGGCGTTCGAGTCGTTCTTCGGGCGTCAGCCGGAAGGATATCGGTCGACGCAAGGTCGAATCGAGCGGTCTGCCTTCCGGTTCCTCGAATCCTCGGGCTTCCTGTTCGATTCGAGTGTCTTCCCGACGTACCGACCGGGAGTGTACAACAACCTTCGAGCACCGGTCGAACCCTATCAGGCCACCGGGACCGATTCGCTCCTCGAGATTCCGGTGGCCGTCGTCCCCAGACTTCGCTTCCCTCTCTCACAGGGGTACGTCAAGGCCATAGGAGCCCCGTTTCTCGCCGTTCTACGACACATCCCGTTACAGGACGTGGTGGTGTACAATTCACATCTTCAAGACTTCTACCACACCCAGGCGCACGAACGACTCGGTCCGCAACGGAAACTCTTCTACGGGCGAAACGTGGCGCAATCCGAGCACATTTTCGAGCGAGTCGTCGAGACCCTTCGGCGGAAGGGATACTCGTTCGTCAAAATGACCGACGTGTACGACGCCTATACGGAGGGCGGCGACAGGCCGCGGCGTCGCTCAGCCAACGACTGA
- a CDS encoding ATP-grasp domain-containing protein, which yields MRFATSFASKYTDDCVVYPSPEERPSEFVEFLVKFLSNEEIDLLMPIAHESTRLINHHKDRLSEHTIVPVAGAERFDELVRKDAVMRRAERLDVPHPRTAYPDSVDDIREIRSELEFPVVVKPLDSAGSRGLRYVDSPDALADVYESVEASYPGPIIQEQIPLEGRGLGAGFLVWDGEVLAEFAYRRLREYPPSGGPSTLRESIHHDALLEYGRKILLDADWQGVAMVEFKNDPRTDTPNLLEVNPRFWGSLHLPYYAGVDYPALLASVALGETVEPTREYPAGVKCRYLVPGDFLHLFSERDLDAVRDFFPLVDEDLYYDIVDADDTFPLVGRIGAILRYSVDPDIWRRVVFRSSR from the coding sequence ATGCGGTTCGCGACGTCGTTCGCGTCGAAATATACCGACGATTGTGTGGTGTACCCTTCCCCCGAAGAGCGCCCGTCGGAGTTCGTCGAATTCCTGGTGAAGTTCCTTTCGAACGAGGAGATCGACCTGTTGATGCCGATTGCCCACGAATCGACTCGGCTAATAAACCACCACAAAGACCGACTTTCCGAACACACCATCGTCCCTGTCGCTGGTGCGGAACGGTTCGATGAACTGGTGCGAAAAGACGCCGTGATGCGACGGGCCGAACGCCTCGACGTCCCCCACCCCCGCACGGCGTATCCTGACAGTGTCGACGATATCCGCGAGATTCGGTCCGAATTAGAGTTTCCCGTCGTCGTGAAACCACTCGATAGCGCGGGGTCGAGGGGGCTCCGGTACGTCGACTCGCCGGATGCACTGGCTGATGTCTACGAGTCGGTCGAGGCGTCGTATCCCGGACCGATCATCCAAGAGCAAATACCCCTAGAGGGGAGGGGGTTGGGGGCTGGATTCCTGGTTTGGGACGGCGAGGTGCTCGCGGAGTTCGCGTATCGTCGACTCCGGGAATATCCGCCGAGCGGCGGTCCGTCGACGCTCAGGGAGAGCATCCATCACGACGCGCTTCTCGAGTACGGGCGGAAAATATTGCTCGACGCCGACTGGCAGGGGGTGGCGATGGTCGAGTTCAAAAACGACCCGCGGACGGATACGCCGAATCTCCTGGAAGTGAATCCGCGGTTCTGGGGGTCGCTTCATCTCCCGTACTACGCTGGCGTCGACTACCCTGCGCTTCTCGCATCCGTGGCACTGGGGGAGACCGTAGAACCGACACGGGAGTACCCCGCTGGCGTGAAGTGTCGGTACCTCGTGCCCGGTGACTTTCTGCACCTCTTTAGCGAACGGGACCTTGACGCCGTACGCGACTTTTTCCCGCTCGTTGACGAGGACCTGTACTACGACATCGTCGACGCCGATGACACGTTCCCGCTCGTCGGACGCATCGGTGCGATACTGCGGTACTCAGTCGATCCGGATATCTGGCGGCGAGTGGTGTTTCGGTCTTCGCGGTGA
- a CDS encoding glycosyltransferase: MRPCLLLNDFNGGGAERLVKDLAVELDQRNDVDPVVVASNRRGELEEAFEESGVELSVLGVDVAIASVGNGTARLLSRLRELDVDVVHSHLAFSDLVGRLACLGLSLPHVSTYHNVEEKRPPLKRAVEHATRPLSEQIVCVSDGVRQSYGNDPRMRVIYNAIDVEAFNGRVAAADPANVPKRVQSAETVFLNVARCVDVKRQWDLISAMERLDAPDAHLVVVGDGPLRSDLEAIVSEKGLSESVTITGFVDSIEPYYACADAFVSSSSKEGLPTTHIEAMAAELPVISTDIPGVREIVEHDTTGYLCPVGEPETLAGTMQRIHGKDCRHLADRGYQTAMSTFSMERVAAEHASLYWEVAGDS, translated from the coding sequence ATGCGACCCTGTCTCCTCCTCAACGACTTCAACGGCGGCGGTGCAGAGCGGTTGGTTAAGGACTTGGCGGTCGAACTGGACCAACGCAACGATGTTGACCCCGTGGTCGTCGCTTCGAACCGACGCGGCGAACTCGAAGAGGCGTTCGAAGAGAGCGGTGTCGAACTCTCCGTCCTCGGCGTCGACGTCGCGATTGCGTCCGTCGGCAACGGCACGGCGCGACTGCTCTCTCGCCTGCGAGAACTCGATGTCGACGTGGTTCATTCCCATCTCGCGTTTTCCGACCTTGTCGGCCGATTGGCTTGTCTGGGGTTGTCGCTGCCACACGTTTCGACTTACCACAACGTCGAAGAGAAGCGGCCACCCCTGAAGCGGGCCGTCGAACACGCGACCCGCCCGCTCTCAGAACAGATAGTCTGCGTTTCCGATGGGGTTCGCCAGTCATACGGAAACGACCCGCGGATGCGCGTCATCTACAACGCAATTGATGTCGAGGCGTTCAACGGCCGCGTCGCCGCGGCGGACCCGGCCAACGTTCCGAAACGCGTCCAGTCAGCCGAGACGGTGTTTCTCAACGTCGCTCGCTGTGTGGACGTGAAACGACAATGGGACCTCATCAGCGCTATGGAGCGACTCGACGCACCGGACGCCCATCTCGTCGTCGTCGGCGACGGGCCACTACGCAGCGACCTCGAAGCCATCGTCTCGGAGAAAGGCCTCTCGGAGAGCGTGACCATCACGGGGTTCGTCGATTCCATCGAGCCCTACTACGCCTGCGCGGACGCGTTCGTCTCGTCGTCGTCCAAGGAGGGTCTGCCGACGACACACATCGAGGCGATGGCAGCGGAACTCCCCGTTATCTCGACAGACATTCCGGGTGTCCGCGAAATCGTCGAGCACGACACGACTGGGTACCTCTGTCCGGTCGGAGAACCGGAGACGCTTGCGGGGACGATGCAGCGAATCCACGGGAAGGACTGTCGACACCTCGCCGACAGGGGGTACCAGACCGCGATGTCGACGTTCTCGATGGAGCGAGTCGCCGCAGAACACGCGTCGTTGTACTGGGAAGTAGCCGGGGATAGCTGA
- a CDS encoding glycosyltransferase family 4 protein, whose amino-acid sequence MSTANGHSLKVLQISSAGMEFFLDQVRILEERGIECDALYQGDFRQDGHVHGDRSIHEGLLDSIAGHNPIYYAVRGSMLYPKILQASLAEDYDIVHVNSGVVAPLGLLQPNRPVVMTFWGDDLLGDRLAGLQPKITKLCATQSDHVIVRSQEMKDALPCDATIIPSGVDLSVFEPMPQVEAREAVGWDADDRHVIFPYHKGHEKKRYHVAKRTVERVNRSFEETVRLQDVHDADHDEMPLYYNAADALLLPSLREGSPNTVKEAMACNLPVVSTDVGDTRRRLGPVENSYVCSNDAELVDAVVSVLETGERSDGRVHVREVSLQRMGERIESIYESLLADHRSPR is encoded by the coding sequence GTGAGTACCGCAAACGGCCACTCGCTGAAAGTGCTACAGATTTCCAGCGCTGGCATGGAGTTCTTCCTCGATCAAGTACGGATACTCGAAGAGCGCGGAATCGAATGTGACGCACTGTATCAGGGTGATTTCCGTCAGGACGGCCACGTTCACGGAGACAGAAGCATTCACGAGGGACTGTTAGACAGTATCGCTGGCCACAACCCGATTTACTACGCTGTTCGCGGGTCGATGCTGTATCCGAAGATACTGCAAGCCTCGCTGGCCGAAGACTACGACATCGTTCACGTTAACTCAGGCGTTGTCGCGCCGCTGGGACTGCTCCAACCGAACCGACCGGTCGTGATGACGTTCTGGGGCGACGACCTGCTGGGCGACCGACTGGCGGGGTTGCAACCGAAAATAACGAAGCTCTGTGCCACGCAGAGCGACCACGTCATCGTCCGAAGCCAGGAGATGAAAGACGCGCTACCGTGCGACGCGACGATAATTCCGAGCGGCGTTGACCTGTCGGTATTCGAGCCGATGCCGCAGGTAGAAGCGAGAGAAGCGGTCGGTTGGGACGCCGACGACAGGCACGTGATTTTCCCATATCACAAAGGGCACGAGAAGAAGCGCTACCACGTCGCGAAGCGAACCGTCGAACGGGTGAACCGGTCGTTCGAGGAGACGGTGCGGTTACAGGACGTTCACGACGCAGACCACGACGAGATGCCGCTGTACTACAACGCGGCGGACGCGCTGTTACTTCCCTCTCTCCGTGAGGGGTCTCCCAACACGGTCAAAGAGGCGATGGCGTGCAATCTCCCCGTCGTGTCCACGGACGTGGGTGACACGAGACGGCGACTGGGACCGGTGGAGAACTCGTACGTGTGTTCGAACGACGCGGAGTTGGTCGACGCGGTCGTGTCGGTACTCGAAACCGGCGAGCGATCTGACGGGAGAGTACACGTGAGAGAAGTGAGCCTCCAACGGATGGGCGAACGAATTGAGTCGATTTATGAATCGCTACTGGCTGACCATCGCTCACCGAGGTAG